A window of the Canis lupus baileyi chromosome 1, mCanLup2.hap1, whole genome shotgun sequence genome harbors these coding sequences:
- the DPF1 gene encoding zinc finger protein neuro-d4 isoform X6 — protein sequence MATAIQNPLKSLGEDFYREAIEHCRSYNARLCAERSLRLPFLDSQTGVAQNNCYIWMEKTHRGPGLAPGQIYTYPARCWRKKRRLNILEDPRLRPCEYKIDCEAPLKKEGGLPEGPVLEALLCAETGEKKIELKEEETIMDCQKQQLLEFPHDLEVEDLEDDIPRRKNRAKGKAYGIGGLRKRQDTASLEDRDKPYVCDICGKRYKNRPGLSYHYTHTHLAEEEGEENAERHALPFHRKNNHKQFYKELAWVPEAQRKHTAKKAPDGTVIPNGYCDFCLGGSKKTGCPEDLISCADCGRSGHPSCLQFTVNMTAAVRTYRWQCIECKSCSLCGTSENDDQLLFCDDCDRGYHMYCLSPPMAEPPEGSWSCHLCLRHLKEKASAYITLT from the exons ATGGCCACCGCCATTCAGAACCCGCTCAAGTC CCTAGGCGAGGACTTCTACCGCGAGGCCATTGAGCACTGCCGCAGCTACAACGCGCGCCTGTGCGCCGAGCGCAGCCTGCGCCTGCCCTTCCTCGACTCGCAGACCGGCGTGGCCCAGAACAACTGCTACATCTGGATGGAAAAGACCCACCGCGGCCCTG GTTTGGCCCCCGGACAGATCTACACGTACCCGGCGCGCTGTTGGAGAAAGAAACGGAGACTCAACATCCTGGAGGACCCCAGACTGCGGCCCTGCGAGTACAAGATCG ACTGTGAGGCACCCCTGAAGAAGGAGGGCGGCCTCCCAGAAGGGCCAGTCCTTGAGGCGCTACTGTGTGCGGAGACAGGGGAGAAGAAGATTGAGTTGAAGGAGGAGGAGACCATTATGGACTGCCAG AAACAGCAGCTGCTGGAGTTTCCACATGATCTTGAGGTGGAAGACTTGGAGGATGACATTCCCAGGAGGAAGAACAGGGCCAAAGGAAAG GCATACGGCATCGGGGGTCTCCGGAAACGCCAGGACACCGCTTCCCTCGAGGACCGAGACAAGCCGTATGTCTGTGATA TCTGTGGGAAACGGTATAAGAACCGGCCAGGGCTCAGCTACCACTACACCCACACCCACCTggctgaggaggagggggaggagaacgCGGAGCGCCACGCCCTGCCCTTCCACCGGAAAAACAACCATAAAC agTTTTACAAAGAATTGGCCTGGGTCCCTGAGGCACAGAGGAAACACACAG CCAAGAAGGCACCTGATGGCACTGTCATCCCCAACGGCTACTGTGACTTCTGTCTGGGTGGCTCCAAGAAGACTGGGTGTCCCGAGGACCTCATCTCCTGTGCTGACTGTGGGCGATCAG GACACCCCTCATGTTTACAGTTTACGGTGAACATGACGGCAGCCGTGCGGACCTACCGCTGGCAGTGCATCGAGTGCAAGTCCTGCAGCCTGTGTGGTACCTCGGAGAATGAC GACCAGCTGCTGTTTTGTGACGACTGCGATCGGGGTTACCACATGTACTGCCTGAGTCCTCCCATGGCGGAGCCCCCGGAAG ggagctggaGTTGTCACCTCTGTCTTCGGCACCTGAAAGAAAAGGCCTCTGCCTACATCACCCTCACCTAG
- the DPF1 gene encoding zinc finger protein neuro-d4 isoform X5, producing the protein MGGLSARPSAGRTDPAGTCWGQDPGSKMATVIPGPLSLGEDFYREAIEHCRSYNARLCAERSLRLPFLDSQTGVAQNNCYIWMEKTHRGPGLAPGQIYTYPARCWRKKRRLNILEDPRLRPCEYKIDCEAPLKKEGGLPEGPVLEALLCAETGEKKIELKEEETIMDCQKQQLLEFPHDLEVEDLEDDIPRRKNRAKGKAYGIGGLRKRQDTASLEDRDKPYVCDICGKRYKNRPGLSYHYTHTHLAEEEGEENAERHALPFHRKNNHKQFYKELAWVPEAQRKHTAKKAPDGTVIPNGYCDFCLGGSKKTGCPEDLISCADCGRSGHPSCLQFTVNMTAAVRTYRWQCIECKSCSLCGTSENDGASWAGLTPQDQLLFCDDCDRGYHMYCLSPPMAEPPEGERRGSWSCHLCLRHLKEKASAYITLT; encoded by the exons ATGGGCGGCCTCAGCGCCCGCCCGAGCGCTGGGAGGACCGACCCGGCGGGGACCTGCTGGGGGCAGGACCCGGGGAGCAAGATGGCCACGGTCATCCCCGGCCCCCTGAG CCTAGGCGAGGACTTCTACCGCGAGGCCATTGAGCACTGCCGCAGCTACAACGCGCGCCTGTGCGCCGAGCGCAGCCTGCGCCTGCCCTTCCTCGACTCGCAGACCGGCGTGGCCCAGAACAACTGCTACATCTGGATGGAAAAGACCCACCGCGGCCCTG GTTTGGCCCCCGGACAGATCTACACGTACCCGGCGCGCTGTTGGAGAAAGAAACGGAGACTCAACATCCTGGAGGACCCCAGACTGCGGCCCTGCGAGTACAAGATCG ACTGTGAGGCACCCCTGAAGAAGGAGGGCGGCCTCCCAGAAGGGCCAGTCCTTGAGGCGCTACTGTGTGCGGAGACAGGGGAGAAGAAGATTGAGTTGAAGGAGGAGGAGACCATTATGGACTGCCAG AAACAGCAGCTGCTGGAGTTTCCACATGATCTTGAGGTGGAAGACTTGGAGGATGACATTCCCAGGAGGAAGAACAGGGCCAAAGGAAAG GCATACGGCATCGGGGGTCTCCGGAAACGCCAGGACACCGCTTCCCTCGAGGACCGAGACAAGCCGTATGTCTGTGATA TCTGTGGGAAACGGTATAAGAACCGGCCAGGGCTCAGCTACCACTACACCCACACCCACCTggctgaggaggagggggaggagaacgCGGAGCGCCACGCCCTGCCCTTCCACCGGAAAAACAACCATAAAC agTTTTACAAAGAATTGGCCTGGGTCCCTGAGGCACAGAGGAAACACACAG CCAAGAAGGCACCTGATGGCACTGTCATCCCCAACGGCTACTGTGACTTCTGTCTGGGTGGCTCCAAGAAGACTGGGTGTCCCGAGGACCTCATCTCCTGTGCTGACTGTGGGCGATCAG GACACCCCTCATGTTTACAGTTTACGGTGAACATGACGGCAGCCGTGCGGACCTACCGCTGGCAGTGCATCGAGTGCAAGTCCTGCAGCCTGTGTGGTACCTCGGAGAATGAC GGTGCCAGCTGGGCGGGTCTCACCCCCCAGGACCAGCTGCTGTTTTGTGACGACTGCGATCGGGGTTACCACATGTACTGCCTGAGTCCTCCCATGGCGGAGCCCCCGGAAGGTGAGAGAAGAG ggagctggaGTTGTCACCTCTGTCTTCGGCACCTGAAAGAAAAGGCCTCTGCCTACATCACCCTCACCTAG
- the DPF1 gene encoding zinc finger protein neuro-d4 isoform X7: MGGLSARPSAGRTDPAGTCWGQDPGSKMATVIPGPLSLGEDFYREAIEHCRSYNARLCAERSLRLPFLDSQTGVAQNNCYIWMEKTHRGPGLAPGQIYTYPARCWRKKRRLNILEDPRLRPCEYKIDCEAPLKKEGGLPEGPVLEALLCAETGEKKIELKEEETIMDCQKQQLLEFPHDLEVEDLEDDIPRRKNRAKGKAYGIGGLRKRQDTASLEDRDKPYVCDICGKRYKNRPGLSYHYTHTHLAEEEGEENAERHALPFHRKNNHKQFYKELAWVPEAQRKHTAKKAPDGTVIPNGYCDFCLGGSKKTGCPEDLISCADCGRSGHPSCLQFTVNMTAAVRTYRWQCIECKSCSLCGTSENDGASWAGLTPQDQLLFCDDCDRGYHMYCLSPPMAEPPEGSWSCHLCLRHLKEKASAYITLT; the protein is encoded by the exons ATGGGCGGCCTCAGCGCCCGCCCGAGCGCTGGGAGGACCGACCCGGCGGGGACCTGCTGGGGGCAGGACCCGGGGAGCAAGATGGCCACGGTCATCCCCGGCCCCCTGAG CCTAGGCGAGGACTTCTACCGCGAGGCCATTGAGCACTGCCGCAGCTACAACGCGCGCCTGTGCGCCGAGCGCAGCCTGCGCCTGCCCTTCCTCGACTCGCAGACCGGCGTGGCCCAGAACAACTGCTACATCTGGATGGAAAAGACCCACCGCGGCCCTG GTTTGGCCCCCGGACAGATCTACACGTACCCGGCGCGCTGTTGGAGAAAGAAACGGAGACTCAACATCCTGGAGGACCCCAGACTGCGGCCCTGCGAGTACAAGATCG ACTGTGAGGCACCCCTGAAGAAGGAGGGCGGCCTCCCAGAAGGGCCAGTCCTTGAGGCGCTACTGTGTGCGGAGACAGGGGAGAAGAAGATTGAGTTGAAGGAGGAGGAGACCATTATGGACTGCCAG AAACAGCAGCTGCTGGAGTTTCCACATGATCTTGAGGTGGAAGACTTGGAGGATGACATTCCCAGGAGGAAGAACAGGGCCAAAGGAAAG GCATACGGCATCGGGGGTCTCCGGAAACGCCAGGACACCGCTTCCCTCGAGGACCGAGACAAGCCGTATGTCTGTGATA TCTGTGGGAAACGGTATAAGAACCGGCCAGGGCTCAGCTACCACTACACCCACACCCACCTggctgaggaggagggggaggagaacgCGGAGCGCCACGCCCTGCCCTTCCACCGGAAAAACAACCATAAAC agTTTTACAAAGAATTGGCCTGGGTCCCTGAGGCACAGAGGAAACACACAG CCAAGAAGGCACCTGATGGCACTGTCATCCCCAACGGCTACTGTGACTTCTGTCTGGGTGGCTCCAAGAAGACTGGGTGTCCCGAGGACCTCATCTCCTGTGCTGACTGTGGGCGATCAG GACACCCCTCATGTTTACAGTTTACGGTGAACATGACGGCAGCCGTGCGGACCTACCGCTGGCAGTGCATCGAGTGCAAGTCCTGCAGCCTGTGTGGTACCTCGGAGAATGAC GGTGCCAGCTGGGCGGGTCTCACCCCCCAGGACCAGCTGCTGTTTTGTGACGACTGCGATCGGGGTTACCACATGTACTGCCTGAGTCCTCCCATGGCGGAGCCCCCGGAAG ggagctggaGTTGTCACCTCTGTCTTCGGCACCTGAAAGAAAAGGCCTCTGCCTACATCACCCTCACCTAG
- the DPF1 gene encoding zinc finger protein neuro-d4 isoform X14 has translation MGGLSARPSAGRTDPAGTCWGQDPGSKMATVIPGPLSLGEDFYREAIEHCRSYNARLCAERSLRLPFLDSQTGVAQNNCYIWMEKTHRGPGLAPGQIYTYPARCWRKKRRLNILEDPRLRPCEYKIDCEAPLKKEGGLPEGPVLEALLCAETGEKKIELKEEETIMDCQKQQLLEFPHDLEVEDLEDDIPRRKNRAKGKAYGIGGLRKRQDTASLEDRDKPYVCDKFYKELAWVPEAQRKHTAKKAPDGTVIPNGYCDFCLGGSKKTGCPEDLISCADCGRSGHPSCLQFTVNMTAAVRTYRWQCIECKSCSLCGTSENDGASWAGLTPQDQLLFCDDCDRGYHMYCLSPPMAEPPEGSWSCHLCLRHLKEKASAYITLT, from the exons ATGGGCGGCCTCAGCGCCCGCCCGAGCGCTGGGAGGACCGACCCGGCGGGGACCTGCTGGGGGCAGGACCCGGGGAGCAAGATGGCCACGGTCATCCCCGGCCCCCTGAG CCTAGGCGAGGACTTCTACCGCGAGGCCATTGAGCACTGCCGCAGCTACAACGCGCGCCTGTGCGCCGAGCGCAGCCTGCGCCTGCCCTTCCTCGACTCGCAGACCGGCGTGGCCCAGAACAACTGCTACATCTGGATGGAAAAGACCCACCGCGGCCCTG GTTTGGCCCCCGGACAGATCTACACGTACCCGGCGCGCTGTTGGAGAAAGAAACGGAGACTCAACATCCTGGAGGACCCCAGACTGCGGCCCTGCGAGTACAAGATCG ACTGTGAGGCACCCCTGAAGAAGGAGGGCGGCCTCCCAGAAGGGCCAGTCCTTGAGGCGCTACTGTGTGCGGAGACAGGGGAGAAGAAGATTGAGTTGAAGGAGGAGGAGACCATTATGGACTGCCAG AAACAGCAGCTGCTGGAGTTTCCACATGATCTTGAGGTGGAAGACTTGGAGGATGACATTCCCAGGAGGAAGAACAGGGCCAAAGGAAAG GCATACGGCATCGGGGGTCTCCGGAAACGCCAGGACACCGCTTCCCTCGAGGACCGAGACAAGCCGTATGTCTGTGATA agTTTTACAAAGAATTGGCCTGGGTCCCTGAGGCACAGAGGAAACACACAG CCAAGAAGGCACCTGATGGCACTGTCATCCCCAACGGCTACTGTGACTTCTGTCTGGGTGGCTCCAAGAAGACTGGGTGTCCCGAGGACCTCATCTCCTGTGCTGACTGTGGGCGATCAG GACACCCCTCATGTTTACAGTTTACGGTGAACATGACGGCAGCCGTGCGGACCTACCGCTGGCAGTGCATCGAGTGCAAGTCCTGCAGCCTGTGTGGTACCTCGGAGAATGAC GGTGCCAGCTGGGCGGGTCTCACCCCCCAGGACCAGCTGCTGTTTTGTGACGACTGCGATCGGGGTTACCACATGTACTGCCTGAGTCCTCCCATGGCGGAGCCCCCGGAAG ggagctggaGTTGTCACCTCTGTCTTCGGCACCTGAAAGAAAAGGCCTCTGCCTACATCACCCTCACCTAG
- the DPF1 gene encoding zinc finger protein neuro-d4 isoform X10, whose product MGGLSARPSAGRTDPAGTCWGQDPGSKMATVIPGPLSLGEDFYREAIEHCRSYNARLCAERSLRLPFLDSQTGVAQNNCYIWMEKTHRGPGLAPGQIYTYPARCWRKKRRLNILEDPRLRPCEYKIDCEAPLKKEGGLPEGPVLEALLCAETGEKKIELKEEETIMDCQKQQLLEFPHDLEVEDLEDDIPRRKNRAKGKAYGIGGLRKRQDTASLEDRDKPYVCDICGKRYKNRPGLSYHYTHTHLAEEEGEENAERHALPFHRKNNHKQFYKELAWVPEAQRKHTAKKAPDGTVIPNGYCDFCLGGSKKTGCPEDLISCADCGRSGHPSCLQFTVNMTAAVRTYRWQCIECKSCSLCGTSENDDQLLFCDDCDRGYHMYCLSPPMAEPPEGSWSCHLCLRHLKEKASAYITLT is encoded by the exons ATGGGCGGCCTCAGCGCCCGCCCGAGCGCTGGGAGGACCGACCCGGCGGGGACCTGCTGGGGGCAGGACCCGGGGAGCAAGATGGCCACGGTCATCCCCGGCCCCCTGAG CCTAGGCGAGGACTTCTACCGCGAGGCCATTGAGCACTGCCGCAGCTACAACGCGCGCCTGTGCGCCGAGCGCAGCCTGCGCCTGCCCTTCCTCGACTCGCAGACCGGCGTGGCCCAGAACAACTGCTACATCTGGATGGAAAAGACCCACCGCGGCCCTG GTTTGGCCCCCGGACAGATCTACACGTACCCGGCGCGCTGTTGGAGAAAGAAACGGAGACTCAACATCCTGGAGGACCCCAGACTGCGGCCCTGCGAGTACAAGATCG ACTGTGAGGCACCCCTGAAGAAGGAGGGCGGCCTCCCAGAAGGGCCAGTCCTTGAGGCGCTACTGTGTGCGGAGACAGGGGAGAAGAAGATTGAGTTGAAGGAGGAGGAGACCATTATGGACTGCCAG AAACAGCAGCTGCTGGAGTTTCCACATGATCTTGAGGTGGAAGACTTGGAGGATGACATTCCCAGGAGGAAGAACAGGGCCAAAGGAAAG GCATACGGCATCGGGGGTCTCCGGAAACGCCAGGACACCGCTTCCCTCGAGGACCGAGACAAGCCGTATGTCTGTGATA TCTGTGGGAAACGGTATAAGAACCGGCCAGGGCTCAGCTACCACTACACCCACACCCACCTggctgaggaggagggggaggagaacgCGGAGCGCCACGCCCTGCCCTTCCACCGGAAAAACAACCATAAAC agTTTTACAAAGAATTGGCCTGGGTCCCTGAGGCACAGAGGAAACACACAG CCAAGAAGGCACCTGATGGCACTGTCATCCCCAACGGCTACTGTGACTTCTGTCTGGGTGGCTCCAAGAAGACTGGGTGTCCCGAGGACCTCATCTCCTGTGCTGACTGTGGGCGATCAG GACACCCCTCATGTTTACAGTTTACGGTGAACATGACGGCAGCCGTGCGGACCTACCGCTGGCAGTGCATCGAGTGCAAGTCCTGCAGCCTGTGTGGTACCTCGGAGAATGAC GACCAGCTGCTGTTTTGTGACGACTGCGATCGGGGTTACCACATGTACTGCCTGAGTCCTCCCATGGCGGAGCCCCCGGAAG ggagctggaGTTGTCACCTCTGTCTTCGGCACCTGAAAGAAAAGGCCTCTGCCTACATCACCCTCACCTAG
- the DPF1 gene encoding zinc finger protein neuro-d4 isoform X15: MEKTHRGPGLAPGQIYTYPARCWRKKRRLNILEDPRLRPCEYKIDCEAPLKKEGGLPEGPVLEALLCAETGEKKIELKEEETIMDCQKQQLLEFPHDLEVEDLEDDIPRRKNRAKGKAYGIGGLRKRQDTASLEDRDKPYVCDICGKRYKNRPGLSYHYTHTHLAEEEGEENAERHALPFHRKNNHKQFYKELAWVPEAQRKHTAKKAPDGTVIPNGYCDFCLGGSKKTGCPEDLISCADCGRSGHPSCLQFTVNMTAAVRTYRWQCIECKSCSLCGTSENDGASWAGLTPQDQLLFCDDCDRGYHMYCLSPPMAEPPEGERRGSWSCHLCLRHLKEKASAYITLT; the protein is encoded by the exons ATGGAAAAGACCCACCGCGGCCCTG GTTTGGCCCCCGGACAGATCTACACGTACCCGGCGCGCTGTTGGAGAAAGAAACGGAGACTCAACATCCTGGAGGACCCCAGACTGCGGCCCTGCGAGTACAAGATCG ACTGTGAGGCACCCCTGAAGAAGGAGGGCGGCCTCCCAGAAGGGCCAGTCCTTGAGGCGCTACTGTGTGCGGAGACAGGGGAGAAGAAGATTGAGTTGAAGGAGGAGGAGACCATTATGGACTGCCAG AAACAGCAGCTGCTGGAGTTTCCACATGATCTTGAGGTGGAAGACTTGGAGGATGACATTCCCAGGAGGAAGAACAGGGCCAAAGGAAAG GCATACGGCATCGGGGGTCTCCGGAAACGCCAGGACACCGCTTCCCTCGAGGACCGAGACAAGCCGTATGTCTGTGATA TCTGTGGGAAACGGTATAAGAACCGGCCAGGGCTCAGCTACCACTACACCCACACCCACCTggctgaggaggagggggaggagaacgCGGAGCGCCACGCCCTGCCCTTCCACCGGAAAAACAACCATAAAC agTTTTACAAAGAATTGGCCTGGGTCCCTGAGGCACAGAGGAAACACACAG CCAAGAAGGCACCTGATGGCACTGTCATCCCCAACGGCTACTGTGACTTCTGTCTGGGTGGCTCCAAGAAGACTGGGTGTCCCGAGGACCTCATCTCCTGTGCTGACTGTGGGCGATCAG GACACCCCTCATGTTTACAGTTTACGGTGAACATGACGGCAGCCGTGCGGACCTACCGCTGGCAGTGCATCGAGTGCAAGTCCTGCAGCCTGTGTGGTACCTCGGAGAATGAC GGTGCCAGCTGGGCGGGTCTCACCCCCCAGGACCAGCTGCTGTTTTGTGACGACTGCGATCGGGGTTACCACATGTACTGCCTGAGTCCTCCCATGGCGGAGCCCCCGGAAGGTGAGAGAAGAG ggagctggaGTTGTCACCTCTGTCTTCGGCACCTGAAAGAAAAGGCCTCTGCCTACATCACCCTCACCTAG